The following are encoded together in the Bos taurus isolate L1 Dominette 01449 registration number 42190680 breed Hereford chromosome 17, ARS-UCD2.0, whole genome shotgun sequence genome:
- the HNF1A gene encoding hepatocyte nuclear factor 1-alpha codes for MVSKLSQLQTELLAALLESGLSKEALIQALGEPGPYLLAGDGPLDKGESCGSGGSRGELAELPNGLGETRGSEDETDDDGDDFTPPILKELESLSPEEAAHQKAVVETLLQEDPWRVAKMVKSYLQQHNIPQREVVDTTGLNQSHLSQHLNKGTPMKTQKRAALYTWYVRKQREVAQQFTHAGQGGLIEEPAGDELPTKKGRRNRFKWGPASQQILFQAYERQKNPSKEEREALVEECNRAECIQRGVSPSQAQGLGSNLVTEVRVYNWFANRRKEEAFRHKLAMDTYSGPPPGPGPSPVLPAHSSPGLPPPALSPSKVHGVRYGQPATSEGAEVPSSSGGPLVTVSAPLHQVSPTGLEPSHSLLSTEAKLVSATGGPLPPVSTLTALHSLEQTSPGLSQQPQNLIMASLPGVMAIGPGEPASLGPTFTNTGASTLVIGLASTQAQSVPVINSMGSSLTTLQPVQFSQPLHPSYQQPLMPSVQSHVAQSPFMATMAQLQSPHALYSHKPEVAQYTHTGLLPQTMLITDTTNLSALASLTPTKQVFTSDAEASSESGLHTPVSQTTTIHIPGQDPAGIQQLQPSHRLSASPTVPSSSLVLYQSSDSTNGHSHLLPSNHSVTETFISTQMASSSQ; via the exons ATGGTTTCTAAACTGAGCCAGCTGCAGACGGAGCTCCTGGCGGCCCTGCTCGAGTCAGGCCTGAGCAAAGAGGCGCTGATCCAGGCACTGGGTGAGCCGGGTCCCTACCTGCTGGCTGGAGATGGCCCCCTGGACAAGGGGGAGTCCTGCGGCAGTGGCGGCAGCCGAGGGGAGCTGGCCGAGCTGCCCAATGGGCTGGGGGAGACCAGGGGCTCAGAGGACGAGACGGACGACGATGGGGACGACTTCACGCCGCCCATCCTCAAGGAGCTGGAGAGCCTCAGCCCAGAAGAGGCGGCTCACCAGAAGGCCGTGGTGGAGACCCTGCTGCA GGAGGACCCGTGGCGCGTGGCCAAGATGGTCAAGTCCTACCTGCAGCAACACAACATCCCGCAGCGGGAGGTGGTCGACACCACCGGCCTCAACCAGTCCCACCTGTCCCAGCACCTCAACAAGGGCACGCCCATGAAGACGCAGAAGCGAGCCGCCCTGTACACCTGGTACGTCCGCAAGCAGCGAGAGGTGGCCCAGC AATTCACCCATGCAGGCCAGGGTGGGCTGATTGAAGAGCCTGCGGGAGATGAGCTGCCGACCAAGAAGGGGCGCAGAAACCGATTCAAATGGGGCCCAGCCTCCCAGCAGATCCTGTTCCAGGCCTATGAGAGGCAGAAGAACCCCAGCAAGGAGGAGCGGGAGGCGCTGGTGGAGGAGTGCAACAG GGCGGAGTGCATCCAGAGGGGGGTGTCACCGTCGCAGGCCCAGGGACTGGGCTCCAACCTCGTCACAGAGGTGCGTGTCTACAACTGGTTTGCCAATCGCCGCAAGGAAGAAGCCTTTCGGCACAAGCTGGCCATGGACACGTACAGCGGGCCGCCGCCGGGGCCAGGTCCCAGCCCTGTGCTGCCCGCCCACAGCTCCCCTGGTCTGCCCCCGCCTGCCCTTTCCCCCAGTAAGGTCCACG GCGTGCGCTATGGACAGCCTGCCACCAGTGAGGGGGCGGAAGTGCCCTCAAGCAGCGGCGGTCCCTTGGTGACAGTGTCTGCACCCCTGCATCAAGTGTCTCCCACCGGCCTGGAGCCCAGTCACAGTCTGCTGAGCACAGAGGCCAAGCTG GTCTCAGCCACTGGGGGCCCCCTGCCCCCGGTCAGCACCCTGACAGCACTGCACAGCTTGGAGCAGACATCTCCAGGCCTCAGCCAGCAGCCCCAGAACCTCATCATGGCCTCGCTTCCCGGGGTCATGGCCATTGGGCCTGGAGAGCCTGCCTCCCTGGGCCCCACGTTCACCAACACAGGAGCCTCCACACTGGTCATTG GCCTGGCCTCCACGCAGGCACAGAGTGTGCCGGTCATCAACAGCATGGGCAGCAGCCTGACCACCCTGCAGCCCGTCCAGTTCTCGCAGCCGCTGCACCCTTCCTATCAGCAGCCACTCATGCCTTCTGTGCAAAGCCACGTGGCCCAGAGCCCCTTCATGGCCACCATGGCCCAGCTGCAGAGCCCCCACG CCCTCTACAGTCACAAGCCTGAGGTGGCCCAGTACACCCACACGGGCCTGCTTCCGCAGACCATGCTCATCACCGACACCACCAACTTGAGCGCCCTGGCCAGCCTCACGCCCACCAAGCAG GTCTTCACCTCAGATGCTGAGGCCTCCAGCGAGTCCGGGCTTCACACGCCGGTGTCTCAGACCACCACCATCCACATCCCCGGCCAGGACCCTGCTGGCATCCAGCAGCTGCAGCCCAGCCATCGGCTCAGCGCCAGCCCCACCG TACCCTCCAGCAGCCTGGTGTTGTACCAGAGCTCCGACTCCACCAATGGCCACAGCCACctgctgccatccaaccacaGTGTCACCGAGACCTTCATCTCCACGCAGATGGCCTCTTCTTCCCAGTAA